The Nocardioides campestrisoli genome includes a window with the following:
- a CDS encoding dipeptide ABC transporter ATP-binding protein, with protein sequence MREPTVTDPLLTIDHLAISFAQPRPAVNDVSLRIAPGEVLALVGESGSGKSMTARAVLGLLPPGARASGSIRFRGEELLGLDDAALSRFRGSRVAMVFQEPQTALNPVRTVGWQIREALRAHGRVDRGQARSRALELLRQVEIPDPEERLGYYPHQLSGGQKQRVVLALALANEPDLLLADEPTTALDVTVQAEILALLRRIRDRTGTSILLITHNMGVVAEIADRVMVLRQGDVVEEGETGSLFADPRHSYTRQLLDSVLRLPAQGEAGEPVQLVAPGPGPGGTPALRFTDVHVRYGSSRRGRAFPAVTGVSLELAPGRVLGLVGESGSGKTTLGRLAAGLVPLAEGRVEVGGRDLFALPARQLRELRRDLAFVHQDPEASLDPRMSVGASIREPLDIHGVGTPAERRRRVHELLEAVRLPVDIVDRRPRALSGGQRQRVALARALVLRPSLLVADEPTSALDVSVQADVLALFRALQQELGFACVFISHDLAVVHQVADEVAVLRRGEVVESGPVSQVFSRPRHDYTRALLAAVPVPDPAARVEPSVEVAS encoded by the coding sequence GTGCGTGAACCCACCGTGACCGATCCGCTGCTCACCATCGACCACCTGGCGATCTCCTTCGCCCAGCCGCGCCCCGCGGTCAACGACGTCTCGCTGCGGATCGCCCCGGGCGAGGTGCTCGCCCTGGTCGGGGAGTCCGGGTCGGGCAAGTCGATGACCGCCCGGGCCGTGCTCGGCCTGCTGCCTCCGGGGGCGCGGGCGTCGGGCTCGATCCGGTTCCGCGGCGAGGAGCTGCTCGGCCTGGACGACGCGGCGCTGTCGCGGTTCCGCGGCAGTCGGGTCGCGATGGTCTTCCAGGAGCCGCAGACCGCGCTCAACCCGGTGCGGACCGTGGGCTGGCAGATCCGCGAGGCGCTCCGGGCCCACGGCCGGGTCGACCGGGGGCAGGCGCGGAGCCGTGCGCTCGAGCTGCTGCGCCAGGTGGAGATCCCCGACCCCGAGGAGCGGCTCGGCTACTACCCGCACCAGCTCTCCGGGGGGCAGAAGCAGCGGGTGGTGCTGGCGCTGGCGCTGGCCAACGAGCCCGACCTCCTGCTGGCCGACGAGCCCACCACGGCGCTGGACGTCACCGTGCAGGCGGAGATCCTCGCGCTGCTGCGCCGGATCCGGGACCGCACCGGCACCAGCATCCTGCTGATCACCCACAACATGGGGGTGGTCGCGGAGATCGCCGACCGGGTGATGGTGCTGCGGCAGGGCGACGTGGTCGAGGAGGGGGAGACCGGCAGCCTCTTCGCCGACCCCCGCCACTCCTACACCCGCCAGCTGCTCGACTCGGTGCTGCGGTTGCCCGCGCAGGGCGAGGCCGGCGAGCCGGTCCAGCTGGTGGCACCCGGTCCGGGCCCGGGCGGGACGCCCGCGCTGCGGTTCACCGACGTGCACGTGCGCTACGGCTCCTCCCGCAGGGGCCGGGCGTTCCCCGCGGTCACCGGGGTGAGCCTCGAGCTGGCGCCCGGACGGGTGCTCGGGCTGGTGGGGGAGTCGGGCTCGGGGAAGACCACCTTGGGCCGGTTGGCGGCCGGACTGGTGCCGCTGGCCGAGGGTCGGGTGGAGGTGGGCGGCCGGGACCTCTTCGCCCTGCCGGCCCGGCAGCTGCGGGAGCTCCGCCGCGACCTCGCCTTCGTCCACCAGGACCCGGAGGCCTCGCTGGACCCGCGGATGAGCGTGGGCGCCTCGATCCGGGAGCCGCTGGACATCCACGGGGTCGGCACCCCTGCCGAGCGGCGACGCCGGGTGCACGAGCTGCTGGAGGCGGTGCGACTGCCTGTCGACATCGTCGACCGGCGGCCCCGGGCGCTCTCCGGCGGTCAGCGGCAGCGGGTGGCCCTGGCCCGGGCGCTGGTGCTGCGGCCCTCGCTGCTGGTGGCCGACGAGCCGACGAGTGCCTTGGACGTCTCGGTGCAGGCCGACGTGCTCGCGCTCTTCCGCGCGCTCCAGCAGGAGCTGGGCTTCGCCTGCGTCTTCATCAGCCACGACCTCGCGGTGGTGCACCAGGTCGCCGACGAGGTGGCGGTGCTGCGCCGCGGCGAGGTGGTGGAGTCCGGCCCGGTCAGTCAGGTCTTCTCCCGCCCGCGGCACGACTACACGCGTGCGCTGCTCGCCGCCGTCCCGGTGCCGGACCCGGCCGCCCGGGTCGAGCCCAGCGTGGAGGTGGCCTCGTGA
- a CDS encoding sensor histidine kinase produces MAERSARSSVRVRTTAAATLVVALALLVGAIALVWLVRGSLRDGLEATATQRTAALAQQVEASGLPAPGEDDGDLDDDPDDLDEDEPLWQVQDEEGRVLRSSQPGLPALPASDTARVRVPGTDSDYLVATEDVELPGDGEDAVVVVAVSWEEVDDSIAALVPPLVVGLPLVLLVVSGVTWLVVGRALAPVERIRREVEQITGDRLDRRVPEPRSRDEVNRLARTMNLMLGRLEGSSERQRRFVADASHELRSPLASIRQTAEVAVAHPDALPEGELAEAVLAESVRMQHLVEQLLLLTRDDAGAALVRREVDLDDLVLAGVRRSRREGVTVDASAVGAARVLGDPVALGQVVRNLLDNAVRHARSRVTVELHPAGPGGREVVLVVSDDGQGIPPEERERVFERFVRLDEARARDAGGSGLGLAIVRSVVEAHGGSVTVQGGARFVVRLPGVPDAG; encoded by the coding sequence GTGGCTGAGCGCTCCGCCCGGTCGTCGGTGCGGGTGCGCACCACCGCGGCGGCCACCCTCGTCGTCGCGCTCGCGCTGCTGGTCGGCGCGATCGCCCTGGTCTGGCTGGTTCGCGGGTCGCTCCGCGACGGCCTGGAGGCGACCGCCACCCAGCGGACCGCCGCCCTGGCCCAGCAGGTCGAGGCCTCGGGGCTCCCCGCGCCGGGCGAGGACGACGGCGACCTGGACGACGACCCTGACGACCTGGACGAGGACGAACCCCTCTGGCAGGTCCAGGACGAGGAGGGCCGGGTGCTGCGCTCCTCCCAGCCCGGCCTGCCCGCCCTCCCGGCCTCCGACACCGCGCGGGTCCGGGTCCCCGGCACCGACTCCGACTACCTGGTGGCCACCGAGGACGTCGAGCTGCCGGGCGACGGCGAGGACGCGGTCGTCGTGGTGGCGGTCTCCTGGGAGGAGGTCGACGACTCGATCGCCGCCCTGGTGCCTCCCCTGGTCGTCGGCCTCCCGCTGGTGCTGCTGGTGGTCTCCGGGGTCACCTGGCTGGTGGTCGGGCGGGCGCTCGCACCGGTCGAGCGGATCCGCCGCGAGGTCGAGCAGATCACCGGCGACCGGCTGGACCGCCGGGTGCCCGAGCCCCGCTCCCGCGACGAGGTGAACCGGCTGGCCCGGACGATGAACCTGATGCTGGGCCGGCTCGAGGGCTCATCGGAGCGTCAGCGGCGGTTCGTGGCCGACGCCTCGCACGAGCTCCGCTCCCCGCTGGCCTCGATCCGGCAGACGGCCGAGGTCGCGGTGGCCCACCCCGACGCGCTGCCCGAGGGCGAGCTGGCCGAGGCCGTGCTCGCGGAGTCGGTGCGGATGCAGCACCTGGTCGAGCAGCTGCTCCTGCTCACCCGAGACGACGCCGGGGCCGCCCTGGTCCGGCGCGAGGTGGACCTCGACGACCTGGTGCTGGCCGGCGTACGTCGCTCCCGGCGCGAGGGAGTGACCGTGGACGCCTCGGCCGTGGGCGCGGCCCGGGTGCTCGGCGATCCCGTCGCGCTCGGCCAGGTCGTGCGCAACCTGCTCGACAACGCGGTGCGGCACGCCCGGAGCCGGGTCACGGTCGAGCTGCACCCGGCCGGACCCGGCGGCCGCGAGGTGGTGCTGGTCGTCAGCGACGACGGCCAGGGGATCCCACCCGAGGAGCGGGAGCGGGTCTTCGAGCGGTTCGTCCGGCTCGACGAGGCCCGGGCCCGGGACGCCGGAGGCAGCGGCCTCGGCCTGGCCATCGTCCGCTCGGTCGTCGAGGCCCACGGCGGGTCGGTCACCGTCCAGGGCGGCGCGCGGTTCGTGGTCCGGCTTCCCGGCGTGCCCGACGCGGGGTGA
- a CDS encoding DUF1360 domain-containing protein has translation MDLSASLATKLPTRAYDPDGEVNLAGFAGSMLSYSAMVGLVAAVARARPGTVPERYDLQDLALGGIAAHKLTRLISKSSVASPLRAPFVEFDEPAGSGEHVEHPRDDAGPVRHTIGELLTCPFCLGVWVSTAYVAGLTFAPRATRAAAAVMVVVSASDFLQHAYARLRQD, from the coding sequence ATGGACCTCTCCGCCTCCCTGGCCACGAAGCTGCCCACGCGGGCCTACGACCCCGACGGCGAGGTCAACCTCGCCGGCTTCGCCGGGAGCATGCTCTCCTACTCCGCGATGGTCGGGCTGGTGGCGGCGGTCGCCCGCGCGCGACCCGGCACGGTGCCCGAGCGCTACGACCTCCAGGACCTGGCGCTGGGCGGGATCGCCGCGCACAAGCTGACCCGGCTCATCTCCAAGTCGTCGGTCGCCAGTCCGCTGCGCGCGCCGTTCGTCGAGTTCGACGAGCCGGCCGGCTCCGGGGAGCACGTGGAGCACCCGCGCGACGACGCCGGACCGGTGCGGCACACCATCGGCGAGCTCCTCACCTGCCCGTTCTGCCTCGGCGTGTGGGTGAGCACGGCGTACGTCGCCGGCCTGACGTTCGCGCCCCGGGCTACCCGCGCTGCGGCCGCGGTGATGGTCGTGGTGTCCGCCTCGGACTTCCTCCAGCACGCCTACGCCCGGCTGCGGCAGGACTGA
- a CDS encoding N-acyl-D-amino-acid deacylase family protein, protein MSQSTLREMRPFDTVIRRARWFDGTGAPSEVRDVGLRNGRVESVSAQPLDTTGCPDVVDADGLWLLPGMIDIHTHYDVEVLQGPALVESLRHGVTTVLLGSCSLSTVHVDSVDAGDLFGRVEAIPRQHVIEHVQEQKTWHDAASYVEALERLPLGPNLAAFLGHSDVRTATMGLDRATRDDVVPTEAELRRMEQLLESALAAGFVGMSAQQLLFDKLDGDLCRSRTLPSTFARSREMRRLRSILRRRDRVLQAGPDASHPHTILVQALHSIGLPRLGRRPLRTSLLSAADLKAIPFVIHLMRGLAGTVNRLGADFRWQHLPVPFEVYADGVDLVIFEEFGTGAAALHLSEKIARDELMRDPAYRAAFRKDYEAKYSPRVWHRDFFDAEIVACPDADVVGKSFGQVGVERGGQHPVDAFLDLVIEHGTAVRWRTTISGHRPQVLRKIAAEKGVQMGFSDAGAHLRNMAFYNFGLRLLKHVRDAERAGEPFLTMERAVHRMTGELADWYGIDAGHLRLGDRADLMLVDPERLDDSLEEYAEEPCAQYGGLSRMVNRNDATVPLVMVGGRAVWRDGAATEALGQERTGRFLRAGTRSAEPRTTPSAQVQQAQARMGAPTPGG, encoded by the coding sequence GTGAGCCAGAGCACACTGCGCGAGATGCGCCCGTTCGACACCGTGATCCGTCGGGCCCGGTGGTTCGACGGCACCGGAGCCCCCTCGGAGGTCCGTGACGTCGGGCTGCGGAACGGGCGGGTCGAGTCGGTCTCCGCCCAGCCGCTGGACACCACGGGCTGCCCCGACGTGGTCGACGCCGACGGGCTGTGGCTGCTCCCCGGGATGATCGACATCCACACCCACTACGACGTCGAGGTGCTCCAGGGGCCGGCCCTGGTGGAGTCGCTGCGGCACGGGGTCACCACCGTCCTGCTCGGCTCCTGCTCGCTCTCGACGGTGCACGTCGACAGCGTCGACGCGGGCGACCTCTTCGGCCGGGTGGAGGCGATCCCCCGGCAGCACGTGATCGAGCACGTGCAGGAGCAGAAGACCTGGCACGACGCGGCCTCCTACGTCGAGGCGCTCGAGCGGCTCCCCCTGGGACCCAACCTGGCCGCGTTCCTGGGCCACTCCGACGTGCGCACCGCCACGATGGGGCTGGACCGGGCGACCCGTGACGACGTCGTCCCCACCGAGGCCGAGCTGCGCCGGATGGAGCAGCTGCTGGAGTCGGCGCTGGCGGCCGGCTTCGTCGGCATGTCGGCCCAGCAGCTGCTCTTCGACAAGCTCGACGGCGACCTGTGCCGATCACGCACCCTGCCCTCGACCTTCGCCAGGAGCCGGGAGATGCGCCGGCTCCGGTCGATCCTGCGCCGCCGCGACCGGGTGCTCCAGGCCGGGCCGGACGCCTCCCACCCGCACACGATCCTGGTGCAGGCACTGCACTCGATCGGCCTGCCCCGGTTGGGCCGGCGCCCCCTGCGCACCAGCCTGCTCTCGGCGGCCGACCTCAAGGCCATCCCGTTCGTCATCCACCTGATGCGCGGCCTGGCCGGCACCGTCAACCGGCTCGGCGCCGACTTCCGCTGGCAGCACCTGCCGGTCCCGTTCGAGGTCTACGCCGACGGCGTCGACCTGGTGATCTTCGAGGAGTTCGGCACCGGCGCCGCCGCCCTGCACCTGAGCGAGAAGATCGCTCGCGACGAGCTGATGCGCGACCCGGCGTACCGGGCGGCGTTCCGCAAGGACTACGAGGCGAAGTACTCCCCGCGGGTGTGGCACCGCGACTTCTTCGACGCCGAGATCGTCGCCTGTCCCGACGCCGACGTGGTCGGCAAGTCGTTCGGCCAGGTCGGCGTGGAGCGCGGCGGGCAGCACCCGGTCGACGCCTTCCTCGACCTGGTGATCGAGCACGGCACGGCCGTGCGCTGGCGGACCACGATCTCCGGCCACCGGCCCCAGGTGCTCCGCAAGATCGCCGCCGAGAAGGGCGTGCAGATGGGCTTCTCCGACGCCGGTGCCCACCTGCGCAACATGGCGTTCTACAACTTCGGGCTACGGCTGCTCAAGCACGTGCGCGACGCCGAGCGGGCCGGCGAGCCGTTCCTGACCATGGAGCGGGCGGTGCACCGGATGACCGGCGAGCTCGCCGACTGGTACGGCATCGACGCCGGCCACCTGCGGCTCGGGGACCGCGCCGACCTGATGCTGGTCGACCCCGAGCGGCTCGACGACTCCCTCGAGGAGTACGCCGAGGAGCCGTGCGCGCAGTACGGCGGCCTGTCGCGGATGGTCAACCGCAACGACGCGACCGTCCCGCTGGTGATGGTGGGCGGCCGGGCGGTGTGGCGCGACGGCGCCGCCACCGAGGCGCTCGGCCAGGAGCGGACCGGCCGCTTCCTGCGGGCCGGCACGCGGTCGGCCGAGCCCCGGACGACGCCTTCAGCGCAGGTTCAGCAGGCCCAGGCGAGAATGGGAGCCCCGACCCCCGGAGGCTGA
- a CDS encoding AMP-binding protein, with translation MTPSYAAGETDSPLLEETIGANLDRTVAAHPDREALVEVATGRRWTWAELGRDVDRVARALIAAGMRPGDRVGVWAPNCAEWTLVQYGTAKAGVVLVNVNPSYRTHEFAFVANQSGMRMLIAAESFKTSDYRGMVEETREQTALERVVYLGTPGWDELLASGEALADDTLAERTAGLSPTDPINIQYTSGTTGFPKGATLSHRNILNNGYFVTETINLTHEDRLCIPVPFYHCFGMVMGNLGCTTHGATMVIPAPGFDPEVTLRTVQDERCTAVYGVPTMFIAMQSHPEFDSFDLSTLRTGIMAGSPCPVEVMKRCVDDMHMAEVSIAYGMTETSPVSTQTRADDDLERRTATIGRVHPHVEVKVVDPVSGETVPRGQTGELCTRGYSVMLGYWDEPEKTAEAIDDEGWMHTGDLAVMREDGYCTIVGRIKDMVIRGGENIYPREIEEFLYTHPDVEDVQVVGVPDERYGEELCAWIRMRPGATALDPAGVREFAAGKLAHYKIPRYVLAVEEFPMTVTGKIRKVEMREESVRLLGLG, from the coding sequence ATGACGCCCTCGTATGCCGCCGGAGAGACCGACTCGCCGCTGCTCGAGGAGACCATCGGGGCCAACCTGGACCGCACGGTCGCCGCGCATCCCGACCGGGAGGCGCTGGTCGAGGTGGCGACCGGGCGTCGCTGGACCTGGGCCGAGCTGGGCCGCGACGTCGACCGGGTCGCCCGCGCCCTGATCGCCGCCGGGATGCGGCCCGGGGACCGGGTGGGCGTCTGGGCGCCGAACTGCGCGGAGTGGACGCTGGTGCAGTACGGCACGGCGAAGGCGGGCGTGGTGCTGGTCAACGTCAACCCGTCGTACCGCACCCACGAGTTCGCCTTCGTCGCGAACCAGTCGGGGATGAGGATGCTGATCGCGGCGGAGTCGTTCAAGACCAGCGACTACCGCGGCATGGTCGAGGAGACCCGCGAGCAGACCGCGCTGGAGCGGGTGGTCTACCTCGGCACCCCGGGCTGGGACGAGCTGCTGGCCTCCGGCGAGGCGTTGGCGGACGACACGCTGGCCGAGCGGACCGCCGGCCTGAGCCCCACGGACCCGATCAACATCCAGTACACCTCGGGCACCACCGGCTTCCCCAAGGGCGCGACCCTGAGCCACCGCAACATCCTCAACAACGGCTACTTCGTCACCGAGACGATCAACCTCACGCACGAGGACCGGCTCTGCATCCCGGTGCCCTTCTACCACTGCTTCGGGATGGTGATGGGCAACCTCGGCTGCACCACCCACGGGGCCACCATGGTGATCCCGGCACCCGGCTTCGACCCCGAGGTGACCCTGCGGACGGTCCAGGACGAGCGGTGCACCGCCGTCTACGGGGTGCCGACCATGTTCATCGCGATGCAGAGCCACCCGGAGTTCGACTCCTTCGACCTCTCCACCCTGCGCACCGGGATCATGGCCGGCTCGCCGTGCCCGGTGGAGGTGATGAAGCGCTGCGTCGACGACATGCACATGGCCGAGGTCTCGATCGCCTACGGGATGACCGAGACCAGCCCCGTCTCCACCCAGACCCGCGCCGACGACGACCTGGAGCGGCGTACCGCGACCATCGGGCGGGTCCACCCGCACGTGGAGGTCAAGGTCGTCGACCCGGTCAGCGGCGAGACGGTGCCCCGGGGACAGACCGGCGAGCTGTGCACCCGCGGCTACTCGGTGATGCTCGGCTACTGGGACGAGCCGGAGAAGACCGCCGAGGCGATCGACGACGAGGGCTGGATGCACACCGGCGACCTGGCGGTGATGCGCGAGGACGGCTACTGCACGATCGTCGGCCGGATCAAGGACATGGTGATCCGCGGCGGGGAGAACATCTACCCGCGCGAGATCGAGGAGTTCCTCTACACCCACCCCGACGTGGAGGACGTGCAGGTCGTCGGCGTCCCCGACGAGCGGTACGGCGAGGAGCTGTGCGCCTGGATCCGGATGCGGCCCGGCGCGACCGCGCTGGACCCGGCCGGCGTGCGCGAGTTCGCCGCCGGCAAGCTGGCGCACTACAAGATCCCGCGCTACGTGCTGGCGGTCGAGGAGTTCCCGATGACGGTGACCGGGAAGATCCGCAAGGTCGAGATGCGTGAGGAGTCCGTGCGCCTGCTCGGCCTGGGCTGA
- a CDS encoding GntP family permease yields the protein MIALHTAVAIVLAIGLIIRFKVDPVISLIVASLYLGLASGVGPTGTIEAIATGFGEIMAEVGLLIGFGVLIGSLLQKAGAFRRLVEVLVRAVGASRLPYALSALLSTVMPSIYVDVQVVLASPVARSAAPRLGRHGLPLFASALGAGIFAGYVFVIPGLAAISIAGLLDVSLGLWLVYGIVIGPVTAVLTTLVMRVVLRTRYWRPDNDEDGREALAEADAEREAEHEVMTKGGRRLPLVVLLLPILVPLALIAFGAFADLFEFSTPVIAFLGDANFALFVGLVGAYLLSRRTMGIGHTRNAMEEGFHTTGEILLITGVGGSLGAVIGATDLDQVLADLFSADTGAPVILTLLLAWFIAALLHLAIGSVSVAAITAAGIIAPILGSLDVAPVAVGLAIASGAMFALQVNSNFFWMFKALLGLSTSGALKTLTVATSVASVISLPMVLVVALIA from the coding sequence ATGATCGCCCTCCACACCGCCGTCGCGATCGTCCTGGCGATCGGCCTCATCATCCGGTTCAAGGTCGATCCGGTGATCTCGCTGATCGTCGCCTCCCTCTACCTCGGCCTCGCCTCGGGGGTCGGGCCGACCGGCACGATCGAGGCGATCGCCACCGGCTTCGGCGAGATCATGGCCGAGGTCGGCCTGCTCATCGGCTTCGGCGTGCTGATCGGGTCGCTGCTGCAGAAGGCGGGCGCGTTCCGCCGTCTGGTGGAGGTGCTGGTCCGCGCGGTCGGGGCGAGCCGCCTGCCGTACGCCCTCTCCGCGCTGCTCTCCACGGTGATGCCGTCGATCTACGTCGACGTGCAAGTGGTGCTGGCCTCGCCGGTGGCGCGGTCGGCCGCACCCCGGCTCGGCCGCCACGGCCTGCCGCTGTTCGCCTCCGCCCTGGGCGCGGGCATCTTCGCCGGCTACGTCTTCGTCATCCCCGGCCTGGCGGCCATCTCCATCGCCGGGCTGCTCGACGTCTCCCTGGGGCTGTGGCTGGTCTACGGCATCGTGATCGGACCGGTCACCGCGGTGCTGACCACCCTGGTGATGCGGGTCGTGCTCCGCACCCGCTACTGGCGCCCGGACAACGACGAGGACGGGCGAGAGGCGCTGGCCGAGGCCGACGCCGAGCGCGAGGCGGAGCACGAGGTGATGACCAAGGGCGGGCGCCGGCTCCCGCTGGTGGTGCTGCTGCTGCCGATCCTGGTGCCGCTGGCGTTGATCGCCTTCGGTGCCTTCGCCGACCTCTTCGAGTTCTCCACCCCGGTGATCGCCTTCCTCGGCGACGCCAACTTCGCCCTCTTCGTCGGCCTGGTCGGCGCCTACCTGCTCTCCCGGCGGACGATGGGGATCGGCCACACCCGCAACGCGATGGAGGAGGGCTTCCACACCACCGGCGAGATCCTGCTGATCACCGGCGTCGGCGGGTCGCTCGGTGCGGTGATCGGGGCGACCGACCTCGACCAGGTGCTGGCCGACCTCTTCTCCGCCGACACCGGGGCCCCGGTGATCCTCACCCTGCTGCTGGCCTGGTTCATCGCCGCCCTGCTCCACCTGGCGATCGGCTCGGTCTCGGTGGCCGCGATCACCGCGGCCGGCATCATCGCCCCGATCCTCGGCTCGCTCGACGTGGCCCCGGTGGCGGTCGGGCTGGCGATCGCCTCGGGCGCGATGTTCGCCCTCCAGGTCAACAGCAACTTCTTCTGGATGTTCAAGGCGCTGCTCGGCCTCTCCACCTCCGGTGCGCTGAAGACGCTGACCGTGGCGACCTCCGTGGCGTCGGTGATCTCGCTGCCGATGGTGCTGGTGGTGGCGCTGATCGCCTGA
- a CDS encoding DUF6767 domain-containing protein, whose translation MSSNDPRCPVRPGDYCSLCVPGASGPENCPLVALVMSDPDLRERLAQLQREEREDAERRRTG comes from the coding sequence GTGAGCAGCAACGACCCGCGGTGCCCCGTCCGCCCGGGTGACTACTGCTCGCTCTGCGTCCCGGGCGCCAGCGGCCCGGAGAACTGCCCGTTGGTCGCGCTGGTGATGTCCGACCCGGACCTGCGGGAGCGGCTTGCCCAGCTGCAGCGCGAGGAGCGCGAGGACGCCGAGCGGCGCCGTACGGGGTAG
- a CDS encoding response regulator transcription factor, whose translation MRVLVVDDEQRLARSLKVGLEAEGFAVDVAHDGVDGLWLAREHDYDAILLDLMLPGINGYKVCETLRREQNWTPVLMLTAKDGEWDQVEGLDTGADDYLTKPFSFPVLVARLRAVVRRGARERPTQLEAGDLRLDPAARRAWRGETELDLTARELSLLEHLMRHRGDVVSKRQILDAVWDVDFEGDPNIVEVYVRHLRNKIDRPFGREAIQTLRGAGYRLASDGG comes from the coding sequence ATGCGCGTACTCGTCGTCGACGACGAGCAGCGGCTCGCGCGCTCGCTCAAGGTCGGCCTCGAGGCGGAGGGGTTCGCGGTCGACGTCGCCCACGACGGCGTGGACGGGCTCTGGCTGGCGCGCGAGCACGACTACGACGCAATCCTGCTCGACCTGATGCTCCCCGGCATCAACGGCTACAAGGTCTGCGAGACGCTGCGTCGCGAGCAGAACTGGACCCCGGTGCTGATGCTCACCGCCAAGGACGGCGAGTGGGACCAGGTCGAGGGCCTGGACACCGGCGCGGACGACTACCTGACCAAGCCCTTCTCCTTCCCGGTGCTGGTCGCCCGGCTGCGCGCCGTCGTACGCCGGGGAGCCCGGGAGCGGCCCACCCAGCTGGAGGCCGGCGACCTGCGGCTGGACCCCGCGGCCCGCCGTGCCTGGCGCGGGGAGACCGAGCTCGACCTGACCGCCCGGGAGCTCTCCCTGCTCGAGCACCTGATGCGGCACCGCGGCGACGTGGTCTCCAAGCGGCAGATCCTGGACGCCGTGTGGGACGTCGACTTCGAGGGCGACCCCAACATCGTGGAGGTCTACGTCCGGCACCTGCGCAACAAGATCGACCGGCCCTTCGGGCGGGAGGCCATCCAGACCCTGCGCGGCGCGGGCTACCGGCTGGCGAGCGACGGTGGCTGA